The sequence ACTGCCCAACGGAATGGAGAAAGATAATTTTGGTGAAATTACTGTCCACGGTGAAGAACAGCAACTCACGTATAAAGGTTGGCCTCTCTACTATTTTGGACAGGATATCGATCGCGGAGATACGAAAGGTGTCAGTTTTCCCAAACCGGGTATATGGCCTGTAGTAAATATGGGTGTTCAGGAAGCACCGGAACCAGAATAATACCGGAGTTAAAAAATACTTTTTGAAAATATTCAGAGGCAACCATTTACTGTGTTCTGATCTATTATTAAATAGAAGCAGGATTTAATTGCTTTAATCATAACCACATAATTACCTGTAATCCAAACGTCTTGCTGAGCCAAATCATTGACGGTTGCCGCAGAAGGGACCGAAAAAATCAAAAAGAGCTGTACCAGATGTTTTATGCTTACGGGATGAGCATTACGATGCGGTATGCTGATTCCCGGGACAAGGCTGCGGCCGTTTTGAATGATGCGTTTATGAAAGTGTTCGAAAACATCAAGAAGTACGACCGGCACCGGCCGTTCAAACCGTGGCTGCGTAAGATTATTGTGAATACGGCGATCAACCATTTCCATGCCAATAAAAAGTACGAGAACTGGGAAGGGCTTGAGGAAAGTGGTGCTGATATGGGCCGAGAGGAAACTATTATCAGCGGCCTGACTTATGATGAAATTATTGAAATGGTTCAGAAACTCAGCCCGGCTTACAGAACAGTTTTTAATCTCTATGTGATTGACGGATTTAAACATAAGGAGATTGCTGAGTTGCTGGGAATCTCGGTGGGAACGTCGAAATCGAACCTGCATAAGGCAAAAAAGAATCTCAGGGCTATGCTGGAAAAAAACCTAATGTAAACAATTATGAGCGACGAACAGAA is a genomic window of Balneolaceae bacterium containing:
- a CDS encoding RNA polymerase sigma factor, with translation MLSQIIDGCRRRDRKNQKELYQMFYAYGMSITMRYADSRDKAAAVLNDAFMKVFENIKKYDRHRPFKPWLRKIIVNTAINHFHANKKYENWEGLEESGADMGREETIISGLTYDEIIEMVQKLSPAYRTVFNLYVIDGFKHKEIAELLGISVGTSKSNLHKAKKNLRAMLEKNLM